The following are encoded in a window of Algiphilus aromaticivorans DG1253 genomic DNA:
- the ffh gene encoding signal recognition particle protein, whose amino-acid sequence MFQSLSERLSASLQALTGAGRLSEDDVAKAARELRMALLEADVALPVVRGFIDRVRSRAVGAEVSKSLTPGQEFLRIVQEELTETLGREAVGLNLRAQPPVVILMAGLQGSGKTTTTGKLARYLRENQKKQVAVVSCDVYRPAAIEQLRVVAEQAGARFLPSEAGEKPADIARRALAQARHDVVDVLIVDSAGRTGIDEVMMQEIGELHGVLDPAETLFVVDSMTGQDAANTARAFADRLPLTGVVLTKVDGDARGGAALSVREVTGAPIKFMGAGEKQDKLEAFHPDRIAARILGQGDMLSFIEETVDKVDRDKAEKLANKLRSGKGSFDLADFREQMQQMQQMGGIASLLEKMPGGAQMQAKLAQQNPEKDIGRSVAIINSMTPGERRYPDRIRASHRRRIAAGSGTQVQDVNRLLKQFEQSRQMMKKAAGGGMARMLQGLQGGGMGGGGMGGGGMPGMQLPAGPGGHGGKNKSKSRNKRKKKR is encoded by the coding sequence ATGTTCCAGAGCCTGAGCGAGAGGCTTTCTGCCTCGCTGCAAGCGCTCACCGGCGCCGGCCGGCTGAGCGAGGATGATGTCGCCAAGGCCGCGCGCGAACTGCGCATGGCGCTGCTGGAGGCCGATGTGGCGCTGCCGGTCGTGCGCGGCTTCATCGATCGCGTGCGCAGCCGGGCGGTGGGCGCCGAGGTCAGCAAGAGCCTGACCCCCGGCCAGGAATTCCTGCGCATCGTCCAGGAGGAATTGACCGAGACGCTCGGACGCGAAGCGGTCGGCCTCAATCTGCGCGCGCAGCCGCCCGTGGTCATCCTGATGGCGGGCCTGCAGGGCTCGGGTAAGACCACCACCACCGGCAAGCTGGCGCGCTACCTGCGCGAGAACCAGAAGAAGCAGGTCGCGGTGGTGTCCTGCGACGTCTATCGCCCGGCGGCCATCGAGCAGCTGCGCGTCGTGGCCGAGCAGGCTGGTGCTCGCTTCCTGCCCAGCGAGGCGGGTGAGAAGCCCGCCGATATTGCGCGGCGTGCGCTGGCCCAGGCCCGGCACGATGTGGTCGACGTGCTGATCGTCGATAGCGCCGGCCGCACCGGCATCGACGAAGTCATGATGCAGGAGATCGGCGAGCTGCATGGTGTGCTCGATCCGGCCGAAACCCTCTTCGTCGTCGACAGCATGACCGGTCAGGACGCCGCCAACACGGCGCGCGCCTTTGCCGACCGGCTGCCGCTGACCGGCGTTGTGTTGACCAAGGTCGACGGCGACGCGCGTGGCGGCGCGGCGCTGTCGGTGCGTGAGGTCACCGGCGCGCCTATCAAGTTCATGGGTGCCGGCGAGAAGCAGGACAAGCTGGAAGCCTTCCATCCGGACCGCATCGCCGCGCGCATCCTCGGCCAGGGCGACATGCTCTCCTTCATCGAGGAGACCGTCGACAAGGTCGACCGTGACAAGGCGGAGAAGCTGGCGAACAAGCTGCGCAGCGGCAAAGGCAGCTTCGATCTCGCCGATTTCCGCGAGCAGATGCAGCAGATGCAGCAGATGGGCGGCATCGCCAGCCTGCTCGAGAAGATGCCGGGCGGGGCGCAGATGCAGGCCAAGCTCGCGCAACAGAATCCCGAGAAGGACATCGGGCGCTCCGTCGCCATCATCAACTCGATGACGCCCGGCGAGCGCCGCTACCCCGACCGGATCCGCGCCTCGCATCGTCGACGCATTGCGGCCGGCAGCGGCACGCAGGTGCAGGACGTCAACCGGCTGCTCAAGCAGTTCGAGCAGTCGCGTCAGATGATGAAGAAGGCTGCCGGCGGGGGCATGGCGCGCATGCTGCAAGGGCTGCAGGGCGGCGGCATGGGTGGAGGAGGCATGGGCGGCGGCGGTATGCCGGGGATGCAGCTCCCTGCCGGTCCGGGTGGCCATGGCGGCAAGAACAAGAGCAAGAGCCGCAACAAGCGCAAGAAGAAGCGCTGA
- a CDS encoding 3',5'-cyclic-nucleotide phosphodiesterase: MVTIRGATQRAARVAHQETRMEFRVLGCSGGLSRGGHTTAFSLGGHTLIDAGTGVGRLSIEEMQGLQRVFITHAHLDHVAGLAFLADTRFASGAPPLAVHARASVLRTLRKHLFNWQLWPDFMRLGPEAQPTLEPHRIHIGRSIALSEAVVTPLPARHTVPACGYAVETPRATLVYSGDTTACRDFWRALNRLPRLDHLVIEIAYGDEQEALGHAARHYTPAVLGEQLQRLRHRPCIHLMHHKPGRGEHIVAQCKQALAGWDYRHLEGDDRLML; the protein is encoded by the coding sequence ATGGTAACCATTCGCGGCGCTACGCAGCGCGCCGCGCGGGTGGCGCACCAGGAGACGAGGATGGAGTTTCGCGTACTCGGCTGCAGTGGCGGTCTCAGCAGAGGCGGCCACACGACAGCTTTCAGCCTTGGTGGCCACACGCTGATAGACGCTGGAACGGGCGTCGGACGCCTCTCCATCGAGGAGATGCAGGGCTTGCAGCGGGTCTTCATCACGCACGCGCATCTCGATCACGTTGCCGGCCTGGCCTTTCTCGCCGACACCCGTTTCGCCAGCGGCGCCCCCCCGCTGGCGGTGCACGCGCGGGCCTCGGTGCTGCGTACGCTGCGCAAACATCTCTTCAATTGGCAGCTCTGGCCGGATTTCATGCGCCTGGGACCGGAGGCACAGCCGACGCTCGAGCCACACCGCATTCACATTGGTCGGTCGATCGCGCTGTCGGAGGCAGTGGTGACGCCGCTGCCGGCGCGCCACACCGTGCCCGCCTGCGGATACGCCGTGGAGACGCCACGTGCGACGCTGGTCTACTCCGGTGATACCACCGCCTGCCGCGACTTCTGGCGGGCCCTCAATCGCTTGCCGCGCCTCGATCACCTCGTTATCGAAATCGCCTACGGGGACGAGCAGGAAGCGCTCGGCCATGCCGCGCGGCATTACACGCCGGCGGTGCTCGGCGAGCAGCTGCAGCGGTTGCGGCACCGGCCCTGCATCCATCTCATGCATCACAAACCAGGGCGCGGCGAGCACATCGTGGCGCAGTGCAAGCAGGCGCTGGCCGGCTGGGATTACCGACACCTGGAGGGCGACGATCGCTTGATGCTCTGA